A genomic segment from Coccinella septempunctata chromosome 3, icCocSept1.1, whole genome shotgun sequence encodes:
- the LOC123310328 gene encoding uncharacterized protein LOC123310328, translating into MDEIIKRVRRGIGYRMGNREIQILCYEDDAVIMAESEDDLQRLLHVFNTTAKKIMLISVEITKCMSREPLRGKLEVDGKVIKHESSFGYLSQVARANKVAGCLNNTIWKNRNLRMETKTPIYKTTIRPIMIYTAETRPDTFKTRRLLETTEMRVLRRITGKTMRDRERSENIRRECKTKNINESVKGRKMEWNRHIGRMTEDRLVRIARDMSPSGRRSVGRPRKRWSDDIDLR; encoded by the exons ATGGATGAAATTATCAAAAGAGTGCGCAGGGGAATAGGCTACAGAATGGGTAACAGGGAAATTCAAATTCTCTGCTACGAAGATGATGCAGTGATTATGGCCGAAAGTGAAGATGACCTTCAGAGACTCCTGCATGTTTTCAATACCACGGCAAAAAAAATCATGCTGATCTCGGTCGAGATAACCAAGTGTATGTCTAGGGAACCTTTAAGAGGCAAACTGGAGGTAGATGGTAAGGTTATCAAGCATGAGTCATCATTTGGATACCTGAGT CAAGTCGCTAGGGCCAATAAAGTGGCAGGATGTTTGAACAACACGATCTGGAAGAACAGAAATCTCCGAATGGAAACAAAGACCCCTATTTACAAGACGACCATCAGGCCAATCATGATATACACCGCGGAGACGAGACCAGATACATTCAAAACTAGACGACTCTTGGAGACTACAGAAATGCGAGTTCTAAGACGGATAACAGGCAAAACAATGAGAGATAGAGAACGGAGTGAAAACATCAGAAGAGAATGTAAGACGAAAAATATTAACGAGTCGGTGAAAGGAAGGAAAATGGAATGGAACCGGCACATTGGACGAATGACAGAGGACAGATTGGTGAGAATTGCAAGAGATATGTCACCAAGTGGGAGGCGAAGTGTTGGCCGTCCTAGAAAGAGATGGAGTGATGACATCGACCTGAGATGA